GTGGCGGTGCAGCCGATGTGGTCGGAAAGCCAGCTGACACGCGCGCTGATCGCCGCCACGCAGGTGCACATCCCGGCCACCATCGTGCTCAACAAGACCGACCTCGAGGGCGCCGACGCGGCCCGTGCGCGCCTGCAGCCCTACCGCACGATGGGCGTGACGGTGCTTGAATGCGCGCTGAAGACCCGCACCGACGAGGCGCGCGCCCTGCTTGCGCCGCTGCTGGCCGACAACGCCACGCTGGTGCTGGGCCCCAGCGGCATGGGCAAGAGCACGCTGATCAATGCCATGGTGCCGCAGGCCGCGGCCCAGGTGGGCGAGATCTCGCTGGCGCTCAACGCCGGCCGCCACACCACCACCAGCACCACCTGGTACTGGCTGGACGGCGCGCGACACAGCGCGCTGCTCGATTCACCGGGCTTCCAGCAGTTCGGCCTGCACCAGGTGGGCCCGGCCGAGCTGCCCACGCTGATGCCCGACATCGCGGCCCACGCCGCCGACTGCCGCTTCTACAACTGCAGCCACCTGCACGAGCCCGGCTGCGGCGTGCGCGCCGCGGTGGACAGCGGCGCGATCAGCCCCTCGCGCTACCGCATCTACGGCGAGCTGCACGCAGAGTTGTCGTCGAGCCGGTATTGACCGCACCCGGCTGCCGGGTACGGCAGCCACCCGGCGCCCGGCCCGCGCCCTGCGATGCCCATCAGCCGACCAGGTTCGCGAGCTTCAGCAAGGCCAGCAGCAGCATCCACAGCACCACCGAGCGCCACACCAGGCCCACCACGCTGCGCAGGTGGCCCAGCTGCGGCGGATCGCCCGGCGTGCTGCCCTCGGCGCCGGCATCGTCCACCGCGCCGGCATCGAAGGTGCGCGAGCGCTCGGGGCTCACGCCCGGCGCGGCATGGCCACCCAGCTGCACGCCCACCGCACCGGCGGCGGCGGCCAGGATCACGCCCTCGTTGGGGTGGCGCCACAGCGCGGCATCGCGGCGCCAGGCATTGATCGCGTCCTCGAAGTTGCCGACCACGGCAAAGCCGAAGGCGGTCATGCGCGCCGGCAGGTGGTCGATCAGCGCAAACATCTGCTGCGACACCTGCATCAGCCGCGCATTGGCCGGCACGCCCAGGGTCTTGCTGGGATAGCTCCAGTAGCGGCTGGCGAACTCGGCCATGCGGTAGACCACCGCGCCCAGCGGCCCCAGGCCCAGCGTGGACAGCAGCACGAACCAGAAGAAGACGCCGAACACATGGCGGTGGGCGGCCAGCAGCGCATGCTCGAGCACATGGCGCAGCAGCTCGGTGCGCGGCAGCTCGCTGGCGTCCAGGTGGCGCCACTCGGCCAGCAGACGGCGGGCGTCGATCTCGTCGCCGCGCTCCAGCGCGTCGCGGATGTCGGTGTAGTAGTGGCTGAACTGGCGAAAGCCCAGCGTGAGGTAGAGCACCGCCACATCGAAGGCCAGCGCCAGCAGCACGCTCCAGTGGTTGAGCGCCAGGTACACCGCCGACATCGCCAGCCCGGGCACCAGCACCGACACGCACCACACCACCCAGGCATGGTGCGGCTTGCCGGCATCGAGGTTGCGGCCGGTCCAACCCACCCAGCCCATCAGCAGATGGTGCACCCAGTTGTCACGTGGCAGCGGCTTGAGCTGCTCGACCACCAACGCAAACAGAACCGCAAAGAAGCTCATCGCCGCGCATCATACCCAGCGGTGCCGGGCCTTCAGGGCCGGAACAAGCGTCGCGGCCACCGCTTGACCGCCGGCATGGCGGGCCAGGCTTCAGCGCGCGCCGGCCAGAAAGCCATACAGGTTGCGCAACATCGCGGCCGTGGCGCCCCAGATGAAGTACGGCGCCTGGCCGCCCGGCCGCGTCCAGGGCATCGACAGGAACTGCCGCGCGTGGCCGTCCCACTCGAAGCGGTGGCGGTGGTGGTTGGCCGGCGCCATCAGAAAAGCCAGCGGCACCTCGAAGGCCTCGGCCACCTCGTTGGCGTCGAGCGCCAGATCGAAATCGGGCTGCACCAAACCCACCACTGGCGTGACCACGTAGCTGGTCACGGTGCGGTAGACCGGCAGCGTGCCGATGACCTCGATGTGCCGGCGCGCCAGCCCCACCTCTTCTTCGGTTTCGCGCAGTGCGGTGGCCACGGCATCGGCATCGTGCGGCTCGGCGCGGCCGCCCGGAAAACTCACCTGGCCGGCATGGTCGCGCAGGTGCGGGGTGCGCTGGGTCAGCAGCACCTGCAGGCCGTGCGCGCGCATCACCAGCGGCACCAGCACCGCAGCCGGCGTGGCCGCGCGCCCGGGCGCAAAACGGCCGCCGTCGCCGGGGATCTCGGGCTCGAATGCGGGCGGTGCGGCAAACAGCGCGCGCAGGGCCGGTGCGGTGAGCGCGGCGGGGGCCACCGGCGGCAGGTGGTCGTCGATGCCGATCACCGGGATGGCCTGGGGATCGGTGATGCGCGGAACGGGCTGGGCCATATGCCGCGCATTGTGGCGCGCCAGAAATGAAACAAGCCGCCCGGAGGCGGCTTGTTTCTTGGGCGGAACCAGCTTTTGCAGCATGCCGGCTGCGCCGACATGCTGCGTTCGCTGTGGTTCGTGCTGTGCACGAACCGTGCGCGTTCCGCGCCGCCTGACCAAAGGTCAGGACAGCTTTTCCTTGATGCGCGCCGACTTGCCCGAGCGCTGGCGCAGGTAGTACAGCTTGGCGCGGCGCACATCGCCGCGGCGCTTGACTTCGATCGAGGCGATCAGCGGGCTGTACAGCTGGAACGTGCGCTCCACGCCTTCGCCGCTGGAGATCTTGCGCACGATGAAGCTGCTGTTCAGGCCGCGGTTGCGCTTGGCGATCACCACGCCTTCGTAGGCCTGCACGCGCTTGCGCGTGCCTTCCACCACGTTGACGCTGACGATGACGGTGTCACCAGGGGCGAACGACGGAATCGTCTTGCCCAGACGGGTGATTTCTTCCTGCTCGAGGGTGCGGATCAGGTCCACGGTTTTCTCCAGATGCGATCGTGCCGGCGGGTTTGAGGGGTGATCGCAAAGTGCGACCGTGTGGTGCGGATCAACGTCGACCGAAATCGCTGTTGCCTGCGCCTTGCCCGGCAGAGGATCGAAAAGCCGATGATTATAGCCCAGGCGCGTCGCCTGTGGCTCTGCGTCAAGCAGCCGGCTCGCGCAGGCTGCGCAGCCACTGCTCGTCGGCCGACGTTAGGCGGCCGGCGGCGCGGGCCGCGGCGATCAGGTCGGGGCGGCGGCGGGCGGTGATGGCCAGCTGCTGCTCGCGCCGCCAGCGGGCGATCTGCGCATGGTGGCCGCTCAGCAGCACCGGCGGCACCGGCTGCGGCGGGCCGCCATCGGGCGCCGACAGCAGCTCGGGCCGGCTGTAGTGCGGGCAGTCGAGCAGAAAGTCGGCCGAGAAGCTGTCCTGCTCGTGCGACTCGGGCGTCAGCACGCCGGGCTGCAGCCGCGCCACCGCATCCAGCAACGCCAGCGCCGGCAGCTCGCCGCCGGACAGCACGAAGTCACCCAGGCTCAGCTCGCGCGTGACATGGCGGTCGAGCAGGCGTTGGTCGATGCCCTCGTAGCGCCCGCACAGCAGGATGGCGCCCGGGCCGCTGGCGATGTCGCGCACCAGCGCCTGGGTGATGCGCTCGCCGGTGGGCGTGAAGTGCAGCACCTGCGGCGCAGCCTCGTCGGGCTGCTGCGCGCGGCGCTGGGCCTTGGCGGCGGCCAGTGCGCGCTCCAGCGGCTCGGCCAGCATCACCATGCCCGGGCCGCCACCAAAAGGGCGGTCGTCCACCCGGCGGTAGGTGCCCTCGGCATGGTCGCGCAGCGGCCACAGGCGCACATCGACCTGCGCCGACTCGAAGGCGCGGCGGGTGATGCCCACGGCCAGGTGCGGCGCAAACAGCTCGGGAAACAGCGTGACGATGTCGAAGCGCATCGGGGTGGCGAGAACCGCAATCGGGCCAGGTGACGCTCACCAGGCGTGAAGAAACCGTCGCGCGCGGGCTCAGGGTGGTCCGAGCAACGCAGCCGTACACCGGTACGGCGAGTCGCGCAGGGCCGCCATGTGCACGCGCAGCAGGTTCATTCGCGCATGGTCAGAAGTCGAGGCCCCAGTCGACGGTGATGCGGCGCTCCGCCAGGCTCACATCGTCGATGAAGGCCCCCACGAAGGGGATCAGGCGCTCGGCCTCGGCCGGCGGCGTGGCCTCGGTGGCCTCGGGGCGACGGATGCGCAGCACGCTGTGCGCGCCGGTGTCCAGCAGATCGACCACGGTGCCCAGCGCCGCGCCGTCGCGGTTGACGACGGCCAGGCCGATCAGGTCGATCCAGTAGTACTCGCCGTCGCCGGCAGTGGGAAAGCTCGAGCGCGCGATGAAGATGCGCGCGCCCCTCATGGCCTCGGCCGCACTGCGGTCGCCCAGCTCCTGGGCGGCGGCCACCACGCCATCGCCATGCTCCTTGCTGTGCGTGATGCGCAGCAGCGGCGGCATGGCGGGCGCGCCCTGGGGCAGCGCCGGCCGCGGGCCGTCGGCCTCGGGCGGGCGCACGAACCAGCGGCGCGATGAAAACAGGGCCTTGGGATCGCGCGAGAAGGGCTGGACGCGAATCCAGCCCTTGACGCCCCAGGCGCCGAGCACGCGACCGACTTCGATCGCGTCTTCGGGAAAGGCCGGTTCGTCGGCCCCAGCAAAGGGCTGGGCGGCGCTCATCGGCCTGCTGTCGCCTGGATCAGGCGGCAACGGCGGCAGCCGGGGCCGCCACGGCCTTGGCGGCCTGCTTGACCAGGCGCTCGACGGTGGGCGACATCTGCGCGCCCACGCCTTGCCAGTAGCTCAGGCGGTCCATCGCAACGCGCAGCGGCTGCTCGGCACCGGCGGCCATCGGGTTGTAGAAACCCAGGCGCTCGATGAAGCGGCCGTCGCGACGCTCGCGCGAGTCGGACACGACGATGTTGTAGAAGGGGCGCTTCTTGGCGCCGCCACGTGCCAGTCGAATGACGACCATGATGTTCTTCCGGAAAATCGTTGGCGACAGACCAGCCAGGGAGACACGCAAGGCCGAACCATCAAGGTTGCCCGCGCCTGCCAACCCCTCTTGACCTGCGAGGTGCGGCGTGCGCGAGGCACGGTGTCGGCGTCGTAGATACGCCGGATGCGGTCTGCGCCATGGCACAAACCTCACCCAGCCGCCGCCGAGAACCGCGCATTATAAACTGAGCCGGCGCTGCATTCACAAGTGCCTTCACGGGCACTTTGACAGGCCTTGCCGGCATCGCGCACCGCCCTCCTTGCTGCCACCCCTGCTGAGGCCCCTGCCACCACCCCGCGGCCACCACCCCGCGGCGGCCACCCCGCAGCCACCACCCCGCGGCCACTACCCCGCGGCCATCCCCCGCCCCAACCGCGCGCCGACCGCGCCGCCCCCACCACCGTGACCGACGCCGCCCCCCTCCTGCACCTGCGCCCCAGCATCGCCGACGACCTGCCCGCCATCACCGCGATCTACGGCCACGCCGTGCTGCACGGCACCGGCACCTTCGAGCTCGAACCGCCCGACCAGGACGAGATGGCGCGCCGTCGCGACGACGTGCTGGCCAAGGGCCTGCCCTGGCTGGTGGCCGAGCGCGGCGGCGAGGTGCTGGGCTATGCCTATGCCAACCACTTCCGCCCGCGCAAGGCCTACCGCTTCTGCCTGGAGGATTCGATCTACCTGGCGCCCCAGGCGCGAGGCCAGGGCCTGGGCCGGCTGCTGCTGGCCGAACTGGTGGGACGCTGCGAGGCGGCCGGCGCGCGCCAGATGCTGGCGGTGATCGGGGACTCGGCCAACGCCGGCTCGATCGGCGTGCATGCCGCGCTGGGCTTCACGCACACCGGCGTGCTCAAGTCCTCGGGCTGGAAGTTCGGCCGCTGGCTCGATGTGGTGTTGATGCAGCGCAGCCTGGGCACGGGCGACAGCACGCCCGGCGAGGCCTGAGCGCCGGCCACAGCGCGGCCAGGCGCCACAATGCCGTGACGATGTCCACCGCTGCCGCCCTGCCCCTGCCCGCCCCCAAGTCCAAGACCCTGGCCACCTGGCTGGCACTGCTGGCCGGCAGTTTCGGCCTGCACCGCTTCTACCTGCATGGCCTGCGCGACCTGGCCGGCTGGCTGATGCCCTGGCCCACGCTGGCCGGCCTGGCCGGCCTGGTGCGCATGCGCAACCTGGGCCAGGACGACCACGCCGCCTGGCTGCTGCTGCCGCTGCTGGGCCTGATGCTGAGCCAGGCCATGCTGACCGCCATCGTCTACGGACTGACGCCCGACGAAAAATGGGCGGTGCGCCACGGCGCCGGCGGCCCGGTGCGCCACACCACCTGGGGCCCGGTGCTGGGCGCCATCGCCGCGCTGCTGCTGGGCGGCGCGGCGCTGATGGGCACGCTGGCCTTCGGCGGCCAGAAGTTCTTCGAGTACCAGTTGCTGCAGCAGCAGGCGCAGCAGGCACAGGCAGCGCAGCCGGCCCTGCCGGCCACCCCGCCCACGCCGCCCGCCCAGCCGGCCTCGCGCTGAGCCCGGCCCGCGCCGCGGCGGCCGGCGCAACACGTTGGGAGACCTCACGATGCAGATCCAGTTTCTTGGCGCGGCCGACACGGTCACCGGCTCGCGGCACCTGGTGACGATGGGCGGGCAGCGCATCTTGCTCGACTGCGGCATGTTCCAGGGCTTCAAGCTGTTTCGCGAGCGCAACTGGCAGCCGCTGCCGGTGGCGCCCGGCGACATCGACGCGGTGGTGCTGAGCCATGCCCACCTCGACCACTGCGGCTGGCTGCCGCGCCTGGTGGCCAGCGGCTGGCGCGGCACGGTGTACGCCAGCGCCGCCACGCGCGACCTGGCCGAGGTGCTGCTGCTCGACGCCGCGCATCTGCAGGAGGAAGACGCGCGCCGCGCCAACCGCTACGGCTACAGCCGGCATGCCACGGCGCTGCCGCTCTACACCCGTGCCGACGCCCGCCGGGCCATCGCCAAGATCTCGCCGCAGCGCACCGACCGGCCGTTTCGCATCGGCGATGTGCAGGTGGGCCTGGTGCCCGGTGGCCATCTGCTGGGCGCCTGCGCCATCACGCTGAGCCATGGCGGCCGCACGCTGGCCTTCAGCGGTGACCTCGGCCGCCAGCATGACCTGCTGATGCCGCCACCGCAGCCGCTGGCCGGGCTGTCGTCGGGTGCCGATGTGCTGCTGGTCGAGAGCACCTACGGCAACCGCCGCCACCCGCCCGAGGATGCCCCGGCGCTGCTGGCGCGCATCATCCGCGACACCGTGGCGCGTGGCGGCTCGGTGCTGCTGCCGGCCTTTGCGGTGGGCCGGGCGCAGGCCCTGCTGCTGGTGCTGCAGCGGCTGAAGGCGGCGGGCGAGATCGCGTCGCGGCTGCCGATCGTGCTCGACAGCCCGATGGCCGCGCAGGCCACCACGCTGTACGGCCAGCACCGCCGGCTGCTGCGCGTGCCGGCGCGCGAGATGGCCACGCTGACCGACGGCGTCACCATCGTCAGCACGCCGGCGCAAAGCCAGCGCGTCTGTGCCTCGCGCTACCCGTCGGTGATCATCTCGGCCAGCGGCATGGCCACCGGTGGCCGGGTGCTGCACCACCTGAAGTCGCTGGCGCCCGACCCGCGCAACCACATCGTGTTTGCCGGCTTCCAGGTGGGCGGCAGCCGCGGCGCGCTGCTGCTGGGCGGCGCCCGCGAGGTCAAGATCCACGGCGAGTACGTGCCGGTGCATGCCACGGTCAGCGGGCTGGAGGGCTTCTCGGGCCACGCCGATGCCGACGAGCTGCTGGCCTGGCTGGGCCAGCTGCCCGCCGCGCCGGCACAGACCTTCGTGGTGCACGGCGAACCGGCCGCCGCCGACGCGCTGCGCCAGCGCATCCAGACCGAGCTGGACTGGCGCGTGCGCGTGCCGCAGCACGGCGAGACGGTGAGCCTGTAACGGCATGGCGGTGCCCGGCCCGCCCGCCAGCGGCAGCCTGCCGTCGCTGCTGCTGGGCCTGAGCGTGGCGCTGGGCGCCGGCCTGCTGATCGGCCTGGAGCGCGAGCGCCGCAAGGGCCGCGGCCCGCAGCGCGCGGCGGCCGGCATCCGCAGCTTCACGCTGGTGGCGCTGGCCGGCGCGCTGGCCCAGGGCCTGGCCCAGCCGGCGCTGGTGGCGGTGGGTGCGCTGGCGGTGCTGCTGCTGGCCGCGCTGGCCTACCTGCACTCGCTGCGCCCGGCCGCCAAGGGCCCGCCGCCCGATCCCGGCATGACCACCGAGCTGGCCCTGCTGGTGACCTACCTGATCGGCGTGCTGGCCATGGCCCGCCCGGCGGTGGCGGCCGGCGCGGCCGCGGTGGTGGCCGTGCTGCTGGCGGCGCGCGGCAGCCTGCACCGCTTTGCGACCCGCGTGCTCAGCGAGGACGAGCTGCACGACGGCCTGCTGCTGGCCGCCGTGGCCCTGGTGCTGGTGCCGCTGGTGCCGCAGCAGCCGCTGGCCTGGCTGGGCGGCCTGGCGCCGCACCAGATCGCCGCGCTGGTGCTGTTGATCCTGCTGCTGCAGGCCGCCGGCCATGTGGCGCTGCGCCTGCTGGGGGCCGCGGCCGGGCTGGCGGTGTCGGGCCTGTTCTCGGGCTTCGTGTCCAGCACCGCCACGGTGGCGGCCATGGGCAGCCGGCTGCGCGCCCATCCGGCACAGGCCGCGGCCTGCACGGCCGGGGCCATGTTCTCCACCGCCGCCACCTGGCTGCAGGCGATGCTGATGCTGGCCGCGGTGGCACCGTCACTGGCCTGGCGCGCGCTGCCGGCGCTGGCCGCCGGCGCCTTGCTGGCGCTGGCCTGGGGCGCGGCCCAGGCGCTGCTGGGGCGGCGCCCGGCCGAAGCCGCCGCTGCGGCGCCCGCCGGCATGGCCGGATTGACCGCCGGGACCGCTGGCACCGCCCGGGCCGCCGCGCCCGATACCGGTGCCGGCCGCGCGCCACCGGGCCGCGCGTTGCGGGTGCGCGAGGCCCTGATCGTGGCCGCACTGCTCAGCGGCGTGGCGCTGGCGGTGTCGCTGGCGCAGCGCGTCTTCGGCCAGGCGGGTGCACTGGCCGGGGCCGCGCTGGCCGGC
The genomic region above belongs to Aquabacterium sp. OR-4 and contains:
- the rsgA gene encoding ribosome small subunit-dependent GTPase A encodes the protein MTAAAGQGNGLVVAAHGRHCIVEADDGTRTLCHPRGKKSDLVVGDRVQWAPAGDEGVIERLIGRRNLLYRQDEWKTKSFAANLDQLLVLVAVQPMWSESQLTRALIAATQVHIPATIVLNKTDLEGADAARARLQPYRTMGVTVLECALKTRTDEARALLAPLLADNATLVLGPSGMGKSTLINAMVPQAAAQVGEISLALNAGRHTTTSTTWYWLDGARHSALLDSPGFQQFGLHQVGPAELPTLMPDIAAHAADCRFYNCSHLHEPGCGVRAAVDSGAISPSRYRIYGELHAELSSSRY
- a CDS encoding CobD/CbiB family protein — its product is MSFFAVLFALVVEQLKPLPRDNWVHHLLMGWVGWTGRNLDAGKPHHAWVVWCVSVLVPGLAMSAVYLALNHWSVLLALAFDVAVLYLTLGFRQFSHYYTDIRDALERGDEIDARRLLAEWRHLDASELPRTELLRHVLEHALLAAHRHVFGVFFWFVLLSTLGLGPLGAVVYRMAEFASRYWSYPSKTLGVPANARLMQVSQQMFALIDHLPARMTAFGFAVVGNFEDAINAWRRDAALWRHPNEGVILAAAAGAVGVQLGGHAAPGVSPERSRTFDAGAVDDAGAEGSTPGDPPQLGHLRSVVGLVWRSVVLWMLLLALLKLANLVG
- a CDS encoding CoA pyrophosphatase; translated protein: MAQPVPRITDPQAIPVIGIDDHLPPVAPAALTAPALRALFAAPPAFEPEIPGDGGRFAPGRAATPAAVLVPLVMRAHGLQVLLTQRTPHLRDHAGQVSFPGGRAEPHDADAVATALRETEEEVGLARRHIEVIGTLPVYRTVTSYVVTPVVGLVQPDFDLALDANEVAEAFEVPLAFLMAPANHHRHRFEWDGHARQFLSMPWTRPGGQAPYFIWGATAAMLRNLYGFLAGAR
- the rplS gene encoding 50S ribosomal protein L19, whose product is MDLIRTLEQEEITRLGKTIPSFAPGDTVIVSVNVVEGTRKRVQAYEGVVIAKRNRGLNSSFIVRKISSGEGVERTFQLYSPLIASIEVKRRGDVRRAKLYYLRQRSGKSARIKEKLS
- the trmD gene encoding tRNA (guanosine(37)-N1)-methyltransferase TrmD — encoded protein: MRFDIVTLFPELFAPHLAVGITRRAFESAQVDVRLWPLRDHAEGTYRRVDDRPFGGGPGMVMLAEPLERALAAAKAQRRAQQPDEAAPQVLHFTPTGERITQALVRDIASGPGAILLCGRYEGIDQRLLDRHVTRELSLGDFVLSGGELPALALLDAVARLQPGVLTPESHEQDSFSADFLLDCPHYSRPELLSAPDGGPPQPVPPVLLSGHHAQIARWRREQQLAITARRRPDLIAAARAAGRLTSADEQWLRSLREPAA
- the rimM gene encoding ribosome maturation factor RimM (Essential for efficient processing of 16S rRNA); amino-acid sequence: MSAAQPFAGADEPAFPEDAIEVGRVLGAWGVKGWIRVQPFSRDPKALFSSRRWFVRPPEADGPRPALPQGAPAMPPLLRITHSKEHGDGVVAAAQELGDRSAAEAMRGARIFIARSSFPTAGDGEYYWIDLIGLAVVNRDGAALGTVVDLLDTGAHSVLRIRRPEATEATPPAEAERLIPFVGAFIDDVSLAERRITVDWGLDF
- the rpsP gene encoding 30S ribosomal protein S16, producing MVVIRLARGGAKKRPFYNIVVSDSRERRDGRFIERLGFYNPMAAGAEQPLRVAMDRLSYWQGVGAQMSPTVERLVKQAAKAVAAPAAAVAA
- a CDS encoding GNAT family N-acetyltransferase, translating into MTDAAPLLHLRPSIADDLPAITAIYGHAVLHGTGTFELEPPDQDEMARRRDDVLAKGLPWLVAERGGEVLGYAYANHFRPRKAYRFCLEDSIYLAPQARGQGLGRLLLAELVGRCEAAGARQMLAVIGDSANAGSIGVHAALGFTHTGVLKSSGWKFGRWLDVVLMQRSLGTGDSTPGEA
- a CDS encoding TM2 domain-containing protein, with the translated sequence MSTAAALPLPAPKSKTLATWLALLAGSFGLHRFYLHGLRDLAGWLMPWPTLAGLAGLVRMRNLGQDDHAAWLLLPLLGLMLSQAMLTAIVYGLTPDEKWAVRHGAGGPVRHTTWGPVLGAIAALLLGGAALMGTLAFGGQKFFEYQLLQQQAQQAQAAQPALPATPPTPPAQPASR
- a CDS encoding MBL fold metallo-hydrolase RNA specificity domain-containing protein; amino-acid sequence: MQIQFLGAADTVTGSRHLVTMGGQRILLDCGMFQGFKLFRERNWQPLPVAPGDIDAVVLSHAHLDHCGWLPRLVASGWRGTVYASAATRDLAEVLLLDAAHLQEEDARRANRYGYSRHATALPLYTRADARRAIAKISPQRTDRPFRIGDVQVGLVPGGHLLGACAITLSHGGRTLAFSGDLGRQHDLLMPPPQPLAGLSSGADVLLVESTYGNRRHPPEDAPALLARIIRDTVARGGSVLLPAFAVGRAQALLLVLQRLKAAGEIASRLPIVLDSPMAAQATTLYGQHRRLLRVPAREMATLTDGVTIVSTPAQSQRVCASRYPSVIISASGMATGGRVLHHLKSLAPDPRNHIVFAGFQVGGSRGALLLGGAREVKIHGEYVPVHATVSGLEGFSGHADADELLAWLGQLPAAPAQTFVVHGEPAAADALRQRIQTELDWRVRVPQHGETVSL
- a CDS encoding DUF4010 domain-containing protein, whose translation is MAVPGPPASGSLPSLLLGLSVALGAGLLIGLERERRKGRGPQRAAAGIRSFTLVALAGALAQGLAQPALVAVGALAVLLLAALAYLHSLRPAAKGPPPDPGMTTELALLVTYLIGVLAMARPAVAAGAAAVVAVLLAARGSLHRFATRVLSEDELHDGLLLAAVALVLVPLVPQQPLAWLGGLAPHQIAALVLLILLLQAAGHVALRLLGAAAGLAVSGLFSGFVSSTATVAAMGSRLRAHPAQAAACTAGAMFSTAATWLQAMLMLAAVAPSLAWRALPALAAGALLALAWGAAQALLGRRPAEAAAAAPAGMAGLTAGTAGTARAAAPDTGAGRAPPGRALRVREALIVAALLSGVALAVSLAQRVFGQAGALAGAALAGFGDAHSGVAALAAVAQQGQVSDAQALRGVLLTLATNSLTRSVVAAFSGGRAFALRMAGCLFSALAVAASLAWASGALGA